Proteins encoded by one window of Burkholderia plantarii:
- the dnaA gene encoding chromosomal replication initiator protein DnaA, with the protein MNDFWQHCSALLERELTPQQYVTWIKPLAPVAFDAAAQTLSIAAPNRFKLDWVKSQFSGRISDLARDFWNAPIDVQFVLDPKAGARGAAPAVAPRPSVGATAAATGMAPTAAATPTAAPEVIAHATPNPAVAAAQAAQAAAHAAAQAAALNADDAADLDLPSLTAHEAAAGRRTWRPGSGAPAAGDAADSTYERSKLNPVLTFDNFVTGKANQLARAAAIQVADNPGVSYNPLFLYGGVGLGKTHLIHAIGNQLLLDKPGARIRYIHAEQYVSDVVKAYQRKAFDDFKRYYHSLDLLLIDDIQFFSGKSRTQEEFFYAFEALVANKAQVIITSDTYPKEISGIDDRLISRFDSGLTVAIEPPELEMRVAILMRKAQSEGVSLSEDVAFFVAKHLRSNVRELEGALRKILAYSKFHGREISIELTKEALKDLLTVQNRQISVENIQKTVADFYNIKVADMYSKKRPANIARPRQIAMYLAKELTQKSLPEIGELFGGRDHTTVLHAVRKIADERGKDAQLNHELHVLEQTLKG; encoded by the coding sequence ATGAACGATTTCTGGCAACACTGTTCCGCCCTGCTGGAGCGTGAATTGACGCCCCAGCAGTACGTGACGTGGATAAAACCGCTGGCGCCGGTGGCGTTCGACGCCGCCGCGCAGACGCTGTCCATTGCCGCTCCCAACCGCTTCAAGCTCGACTGGGTGAAGAGCCAGTTTTCGGGCCGGATCTCGGATCTGGCCCGGGACTTCTGGAACGCTCCGATCGACGTCCAGTTCGTGCTCGACCCGAAGGCCGGCGCGCGCGGTGCCGCACCGGCGGTCGCGCCGCGGCCGTCGGTGGGCGCGACCGCCGCGGCCACCGGCATGGCGCCGACGGCCGCCGCGACGCCGACAGCGGCGCCCGAGGTGATCGCCCACGCCACGCCGAATCCGGCCGTCGCCGCGGCGCAGGCCGCGCAGGCGGCCGCCCACGCGGCGGCCCAGGCCGCCGCGCTGAACGCCGACGACGCCGCCGACCTCGACCTGCCGAGCCTGACCGCGCACGAGGCCGCCGCCGGCCGCCGCACCTGGCGGCCCGGCAGCGGTGCGCCCGCGGCCGGCGACGCGGCCGACTCGACCTACGAGCGCTCGAAGCTGAACCCGGTCCTGACCTTCGACAACTTCGTCACCGGCAAGGCCAACCAGCTCGCGCGCGCCGCGGCGATCCAGGTCGCCGACAACCCCGGCGTGTCGTACAACCCGCTGTTCCTCTACGGCGGCGTCGGCCTCGGCAAGACCCACCTGATCCACGCGATCGGCAACCAGCTGCTGCTCGACAAGCCCGGCGCGCGGATCCGCTACATCCACGCCGAGCAATACGTGTCGGACGTGGTGAAGGCCTACCAGCGCAAGGCGTTCGACGATTTCAAGCGCTATTACCACTCGCTCGACCTGCTGCTGATCGACGACATCCAGTTCTTCTCGGGCAAGTCGCGCACGCAGGAGGAATTCTTCTACGCGTTCGAGGCGCTGGTCGCCAACAAGGCGCAGGTGATCATCACCAGCGATACCTACCCGAAGGAAATCTCGGGCATCGACGACCGCCTGATCTCGCGCTTCGATTCGGGGCTGACCGTGGCGATCGAGCCGCCCGAGCTCGAGATGCGCGTCGCGATCCTGATGCGCAAGGCGCAGTCGGAGGGCGTGAGCCTGTCCGAGGACGTCGCGTTCTTCGTCGCCAAGCACCTGCGCTCGAACGTGCGCGAACTCGAGGGCGCGCTGCGCAAGATCCTCGCGTATTCGAAGTTCCACGGCCGCGAGATCTCGATCGAGCTGACCAAGGAAGCGCTGAAGGACCTGCTGACGGTGCAGAACCGGCAGATTTCGGTCGAAAACATCCAGAAGACCGTCGCCGATTTCTACAACATCAAGGTCGCCGACATGTATTCGAAGAAGCGTCCGGCGAACATCGCACGGCCGCGCCAGATCGCGATGTACCTGGCCAAGGAGCTGACCCAGAAGAGCCTGCCCGAAATCGGCGAGCTGTTCGGCGGACGCGACCACACCACGGTACTGCACGCGGTGCGCAAGATCGCCGACGAGCGCGGCAAGGATGCCCAGCTGAACCACGAGCTGCACGTGCTCGAACAGACGCTGAAGGGATGA
- the dnaN gene encoding DNA polymerase III subunit beta: MQLVKTERDTLLRPLQTVSGIVERRHTLPILANLLITKTGSDVSFLSTDLELQITTRADFGVGGEQVATTVAARKLLDILRAMPDGQVTLSLADKRLTVQSGKSRFALQTLAADEFPTVAQSKDFGASLAVPQKAFRQLLGMVYFAMAQQDIRYYLNGMLLVVDGDQLMAVATDGHRLAYSSMKIEGGTFPRQEVIVPRKTILELQRLLEDIDDVVNIDIAQTQAKFTFGQVELVSKLVEGKFPDFQRVIPKAHKNTFTIGREELQRSLQRAAILTSDKFKGVRCIIAPGQLKIMSTNADQEEAQEELEIAYQGDTVDIGFNVTYLLDVLANLKVENIQVSLGDASSSALITIPEIDEFKYVVMPMRI, from the coding sequence ATGCAACTGGTCAAGACCGAACGAGACACCCTCCTCAGGCCGCTGCAAACCGTAAGCGGTATCGTCGAACGCCGCCATACGCTGCCGATCCTCGCGAACCTGCTGATCACGAAGACGGGTTCCGACGTATCGTTCCTGTCGACCGACCTCGAACTCCAGATCACCACGCGCGCCGATTTCGGCGTTGGCGGCGAACAGGTCGCGACCACCGTGGCCGCCCGCAAGCTGCTCGATATCCTGCGCGCGATGCCCGACGGCCAGGTCACGCTGTCGCTCGCCGACAAGCGCCTGACGGTGCAGTCCGGCAAGAGCCGCTTCGCGCTGCAGACGCTGGCCGCCGACGAGTTCCCGACCGTTGCGCAATCGAAGGACTTCGGCGCGAGCCTCGCGGTGCCGCAGAAGGCGTTCCGCCAGTTGCTCGGGATGGTCTACTTCGCGATGGCCCAGCAGGACATCCGCTATTACCTGAACGGCATGCTGCTGGTGGTGGATGGCGACCAGCTGATGGCCGTGGCCACCGACGGCCACCGCCTCGCCTACTCGTCGATGAAGATCGAGGGCGGCACGTTCCCGCGCCAGGAAGTGATCGTGCCGCGCAAGACCATCCTCGAACTGCAGCGCCTGCTCGAGGACATCGACGACGTCGTCAACATCGACATCGCGCAGACCCAGGCGAAGTTCACGTTCGGCCAGGTCGAGCTCGTCTCGAAGCTGGTCGAGGGCAAGTTCCCCGACTTCCAGCGCGTGATCCCGAAGGCGCACAAGAACACGTTCACGATCGGCCGTGAAGAACTGCAGCGTTCGCTGCAGCGCGCCGCGATCCTGACCTCCGACAAGTTCAAGGGCGTGCGCTGCATCATCGCCCCGGGCCAGCTGAAGATCATGTCGACCAACGCCGATCAGGAAGAGGCGCAGGAAGAACTCGAGATCGCGTACCAGGGCGACACGGTGGACATCGGCTTCAACGTCACGTATTTGCTCGACGTGCTCGCGAACCTGAAGGTCGAGAACATCCAGGTGAGCCTCGGCGATGCCAGCTCGAGCGCGCTGATCACGATTCCCGAGATCGACGAATTCAAGTACGTGGTCATGCCGATGCGCATTTGA
- the gyrB gene encoding DNA topoisomerase (ATP-hydrolyzing) subunit B, with amino-acid sequence MTEQHNSQPDNSSYGASSIQILEGLEAVRKRPGMYIGDTSDGTGLHHLVFEVLDNSIDEALAGYCNDIHVTIHADNSISITDNGRGIPTDVKLDDKHEPKRSAAEIVMTELHAGGKFDQNSYKVSGGLHGVGVSCVNALSSWLRLVVRRNGKKHFMEFHRGVAQNRELETRNGVEVSPMTVVGETENRGTEVHFMADPTIFGTVEYHYDILAKRIRELSFLNNGVRIRLTDQRSGKEDDFAFVGGVKGFVEYINKTKTVLHPTIFHIIGEKEGVGVEVAMQWNDSYNENVLCFTNNIPQRDGGTHLTGLRAAMTRVINKYIVDNEIAKKAKVETSGDDMREGLSCVLSVKVPEPKFSSQTKDKLVSSEVRAPVEEVVAKALEEFLLETPNDAKIICSKIVEAARARDAARKAREMTRRKGVLDGVGLPGKLADCQEKDPAKCEIYIVEGDSAGGSAKQGRDRKFQAILPLRGKVLNVEKARYDKLLSSEQIVTLVTALGCGIGKEDYNLDKLRYHRIIIMTDADVDGAHIRTLLLTFLYRQMPDMIERGYVYIAQPPLFKVKAGKDERYLKDEGELNAHMLRLALQGSELQPGGEAAAISGDALGALARSYLLSRGVVARLGRLYDPAALEAIMDGVAIDLAGEQAATASAEALQAAMLASDSMKNEVRVKTRYDEVREHWSLRIERPHHGNVRISVIDEEFLLTADYKQLVSTADTFKDLIGEGALIKRGERSQAVRDFKSAMQWLMSDAERNVSKQRYKGLGEMNPEQLWETTMDPNVRRLLRVQIEDAIAADGIFTTLMGDEVEPRRAFIESNALRAGNIDV; translated from the coding sequence ATGACTGAACAGCACAATTCGCAGCCCGACAACAGCAGCTATGGCGCCTCGTCGATCCAGATCCTCGAGGGTCTGGAAGCGGTCCGCAAGCGGCCCGGGATGTACATCGGCGACACGTCTGACGGCACCGGTCTGCACCACCTCGTGTTCGAAGTGCTCGACAATTCGATCGACGAGGCGCTGGCCGGCTACTGCAACGACATCCACGTGACGATCCACGCGGATAATTCCATCTCCATCACCGACAACGGACGCGGCATCCCGACCGACGTGAAGCTCGACGACAAGCACGAGCCCAAGCGCAGCGCCGCCGAGATCGTGATGACCGAGCTGCACGCCGGCGGCAAGTTCGACCAGAACAGCTACAAGGTGTCGGGCGGCCTGCACGGCGTGGGCGTGTCGTGCGTGAACGCGCTGTCGAGCTGGCTGCGCCTCGTGGTGCGCCGCAACGGCAAGAAGCATTTCATGGAGTTCCACCGCGGCGTCGCGCAGAACCGCGAGCTCGAGACGCGCAACGGGGTGGAAGTGTCGCCGATGACCGTCGTCGGCGAGACCGAGAACCGCGGCACCGAAGTGCATTTCATGGCCGATCCGACGATCTTCGGCACCGTCGAATACCACTACGACATCCTCGCCAAGCGGATCCGCGAGCTGTCGTTCCTGAACAACGGCGTGCGGATCCGCCTGACCGACCAGCGCAGCGGCAAGGAAGACGATTTCGCGTTCGTGGGCGGCGTGAAGGGCTTCGTCGAGTACATCAACAAGACCAAGACCGTGCTGCACCCGACCATCTTCCACATCATCGGCGAGAAGGAAGGCGTGGGGGTGGAAGTGGCGATGCAGTGGAACGACAGCTACAACGAGAACGTGCTGTGTTTCACCAACAACATCCCGCAGCGCGACGGCGGCACCCACCTGACCGGCCTGCGCGCGGCGATGACGCGCGTGATCAACAAGTACATCGTCGACAACGAGATCGCCAAGAAGGCCAAGGTCGAGACCTCGGGCGACGACATGCGCGAGGGGCTCTCGTGCGTGCTGTCGGTGAAGGTGCCGGAGCCGAAGTTCAGCTCGCAGACCAAGGACAAGCTGGTCTCGTCCGAGGTGCGCGCGCCGGTGGAGGAAGTGGTGGCCAAGGCGCTCGAGGAGTTCCTGCTCGAGACGCCGAACGACGCGAAGATCATCTGCAGCAAGATCGTCGAGGCCGCGCGCGCGCGCGACGCCGCGCGCAAGGCGCGCGAGATGACGCGCCGCAAGGGCGTGCTGGACGGCGTCGGCCTGCCGGGCAAGCTCGCCGACTGCCAGGAGAAGGATCCGGCCAAGTGCGAGATCTACATCGTCGAGGGAGACTCGGCCGGCGGCTCGGCGAAGCAGGGCCGCGACCGCAAGTTCCAGGCGATCCTGCCGCTGCGCGGCAAGGTGCTGAACGTCGAGAAGGCGCGCTATGACAAGCTGCTGTCGTCGGAGCAGATCGTCACGCTGGTGACCGCGCTCGGCTGCGGGATCGGCAAGGAGGACTACAACCTCGACAAGCTGCGCTACCACCGCATCATCATCATGACCGACGCGGACGTGGACGGTGCGCACATCCGCACGCTGCTGCTCACGTTCCTGTATCGCCAGATGCCGGACATGATCGAGCGCGGCTACGTGTACATCGCGCAGCCGCCGCTGTTCAAGGTGAAGGCCGGCAAGGACGAGCGCTACCTGAAGGACGAGGGCGAGCTGAACGCGCACATGCTGCGGCTCGCGCTGCAGGGCTCGGAGCTGCAGCCGGGCGGCGAGGCGGCGGCGATCTCGGGCGACGCGCTCGGGGCGCTGGCGCGCTCGTACCTGCTGTCGCGCGGCGTGGTGGCGCGGTTGGGGCGCCTGTACGACCCGGCCGCGCTCGAGGCGATCATGGACGGCGTGGCGATCGACCTGGCCGGCGAGCAGGCCGCGACGGCGTCGGCTGAGGCCCTGCAGGCCGCGATGCTCGCAAGCGACTCGATGAAGAACGAGGTGCGCGTGAAGACGCGCTACGACGAGGTGCGCGAGCACTGGTCGCTGCGCATCGAGCGGCCGCATCACGGCAACGTGCGGATTTCGGTGATCGACGAGGAGTTCCTGCTCACGGCCGACTACAAGCAGTTGGTCAGCACCGCCGATACGTTCAAGGACCTGATCGGCGAGGGCGCGCTGATCAAGCGCGGCGAACGCAGCCAGGCCGTGAGGGACTTCAAGAGCGCGATGCAGTGGCTGATGTCGGATGCCGAGCGCAACGTGTCGAAGCAGCGCTACAAGGGGCTGGGGGAGATGAACCCCGAGCAGCTTTGGGAGACGACGATGGATCCGAACGTGCGGCGTCTGCTGCGCGTGCAGATCGAGGACGCGATTGCGGCGGACGGGATCTTCACGACGCTGATGGGCGATGAGGTGGAGCCGAGAAGGGCGTTCATCGAGTCGAATGCGCTGCGGGCGGGGAATATTGATGTTTGA
- a CDS encoding DUF5655 domain-containing protein, with translation MSDIQLFRLSNGRATELSGQTAKLEKNLQNVVESNMPTLIGVRFLATEYATGKTHKGRIDSLGLDENGCPVIIEYKRQSNENVITQGLFYLDWLLDHRAEFRWLVMEKLGKETANQIEWSGTRLLCIAADFTRYDQHAVQQIQRNIELIRYKLFDEDLLLLELVNSQSIPDVTSAKPASQELARELPPEKSKAIGKDKSLKEQLALASPEILELHAQVTGYLFSLGEDVQENHLKLYTAFRKIKNFACVIVYPGRLLIMLKLDSSSVTFEEGFSRDVSEIGHWGTGNVELILRTLDDLERAKPLLALSYLNN, from the coding sequence ATGAGTGACATTCAGTTATTTCGTTTATCCAACGGCAGAGCAACCGAATTATCCGGTCAAACTGCCAAATTGGAAAAAAATCTCCAGAATGTAGTCGAATCAAACATGCCAACTCTCATTGGCGTTAGATTCCTTGCCACTGAGTATGCCACCGGAAAAACCCATAAAGGCCGCATTGATTCGCTCGGGCTTGATGAAAATGGATGCCCCGTTATCATCGAGTACAAACGCCAAAGCAACGAAAACGTCATAACCCAAGGGTTGTTCTACCTAGATTGGCTGCTTGATCACCGAGCCGAATTCCGCTGGCTGGTGATGGAAAAGCTTGGCAAAGAAACCGCGAATCAAATTGAGTGGTCGGGAACACGTCTGCTATGCATCGCTGCCGATTTCACACGATACGATCAGCATGCCGTTCAGCAAATTCAGCGTAATATCGAACTGATTCGTTACAAGCTGTTCGATGAAGATCTACTGCTGCTTGAATTAGTTAATTCTCAGAGCATTCCTGATGTAACCAGCGCCAAGCCGGCGTCTCAAGAGCTTGCCAGGGAGTTGCCACCGGAGAAATCAAAAGCTATCGGCAAAGACAAATCCTTGAAAGAACAACTTGCACTAGCCTCTCCCGAAATTCTTGAATTGCACGCCCAGGTGACTGGATACTTGTTCTCACTTGGAGAAGATGTCCAAGAAAATCATCTCAAGCTTTACACTGCCTTTCGAAAAATAAAAAACTTCGCCTGCGTTATTGTTTATCCCGGTCGGCTTTTAATAATGCTAAAACTCGACTCATCATCAGTGACTTTTGAAGAAGGATTCAGTCGCGACGTCAGCGAAATCGGCCACTGGGGGACCGGGAATGTAGAGCTGATTCTTCGTACCTTGGATGATCTCGAGCGCGCAAAGCCGCTGTTGGCACTTAGTTATCTCAATAACTAG
- a CDS encoding cytochrome b: MMNTTSSPSGFSPLARALHWLMAAMIIAMLFIGVGMVGSVSARHAVLVAIHKPLGIAILVLVIVRLVVRFTRKAPPLPDDLPIWQKAAAHLSHWVLYGLMLVMPLIGWAMLSAGGYPVVLGGGVQLPALVAADPVAFAWLRNAHEVLAFVLFATVVVHLAAALFHGLIRRDGVLGSMARGR, encoded by the coding sequence ATGATGAACACGACTTCTTCTCCTTCGGGATTCAGCCCGCTCGCGCGGGCGCTGCACTGGCTGATGGCCGCGATGATCATCGCGATGCTGTTCATCGGGGTGGGCATGGTGGGCTCGGTGTCGGCGCGGCACGCGGTGCTGGTGGCGATTCACAAGCCGCTCGGGATCGCGATCCTGGTGCTGGTGATCGTGCGGCTGGTGGTGCGGTTCACGCGCAAGGCCCCGCCGCTGCCTGACGATCTGCCGATCTGGCAGAAGGCGGCCGCGCACCTGTCGCATTGGGTGCTGTACGGGCTGATGCTCGTGATGCCGTTGATCGGCTGGGCGATGCTGTCGGCCGGCGGGTATCCGGTGGTGCTGGGCGGCGGGGTGCAGCTGCCGGCGCTGGTAGCGGCGGACCCGGTCGCGTTTGCGTGGCTGCGCAATGCGCATGAGGTGCTGGCGTTCGTGCTGTTTGCCACCGTGGTGGTGCATCTGGCCGCGGCGCTGTTTCATGGGCTGATCCGGCGCGACGGGGTGCTGGGGAGTATGGCTCGGGGGCGGTGA
- a CDS encoding catalase family peroxidase, whose translation MTHPPPSSPRGGQAWRWAVIGGTVAVAVAAFGYTAGWFAPHRLTPQRIITALQANGGEHPGFRRNHAKGICVTGYFESNGDGAVWSSAPFFGAAVRTPVVGRFALPGGNPYAPDTSVPIRSLALRLTAPDGQQWRTGMNAMPVFPIATPRAFYEQTVATRPDPATGKPDPKKVAAFFAAHPETAAFRAWVKTAKPSASFATETYYGINAFYFVDAQGMKHAVRWRVVPEQTAGAGVASGANVLQPDLVERLGAGPQRWHWLVTFANPDDPVNDATRSWPTDRKTIDVGTLVLDRAEAQDSGPCRDINYDPTVLPTGIEPSGDPLLAARSAAYADSYKLRTSEEAGVPGYAHAATEAR comes from the coding sequence TACCGCTGGCTGGTTCGCGCCGCACCGGCTCACGCCGCAGCGCATCATCACCGCGCTGCAGGCCAACGGCGGCGAGCATCCCGGCTTTCGCCGCAACCATGCCAAGGGCATTTGCGTGACCGGCTACTTCGAGAGCAACGGCGACGGCGCCGTGTGGTCCAGCGCGCCGTTCTTCGGCGCCGCCGTGCGCACGCCCGTGGTCGGCCGCTTCGCGCTGCCCGGCGGCAATCCCTATGCGCCCGACACCAGCGTGCCGATCCGCAGCCTTGCGCTGCGGCTGACCGCGCCCGACGGCCAGCAATGGCGCACCGGCATGAATGCGATGCCGGTGTTCCCGATCGCGACGCCGCGCGCGTTCTACGAGCAGACCGTCGCGACGCGGCCTGACCCCGCCACCGGCAAGCCCGATCCGAAGAAGGTGGCCGCGTTCTTCGCCGCGCATCCGGAGACGGCCGCGTTCCGCGCCTGGGTGAAGACCGCCAAGCCGAGCGCGAGCTTCGCCACCGAGACCTATTACGGCATCAACGCGTTCTATTTCGTGGACGCGCAGGGCATGAAGCACGCGGTGCGCTGGCGCGTGGTGCCCGAGCAGACCGCCGGCGCCGGCGTGGCGAGCGGCGCGAACGTGCTGCAGCCCGACCTGGTCGAGCGGCTCGGCGCCGGGCCGCAGCGCTGGCACTGGCTCGTGACGTTCGCGAACCCCGACGACCCCGTGAATGACGCGACGCGCAGCTGGCCCACCGATCGCAAGACGATCGACGTCGGCACGCTCGTGCTCGATCGCGCCGAGGCGCAGGACAGCGGGCCGTGCCGCGACATCAACTACGACCCGACGGTGCTGCCCACCGGCATCGAGCCGTCCGGCGACCCGCTGCTGGCGGCGCGCTCGGCCGCCTATGCCGATTCGTACAAGCTGCGCACCAGCGAGGAAGCCGGCGTGCCCGGTTATGCCCATGCCGCGACGGAGGCACGATGA